One Acidimicrobiia bacterium genomic window, GGCCGCGAGTAACGACCCGAACAGACCCTGCAGGAGTCCCTCGGACATGAACGGGATCCGGATGAACCAGTTGGTGGCCCCGACCAGCTTCATCACAGAGACCTCCCGCCGTCGGGCGAAGATGGCCATGCGGATGGTGTTGAGGATCAGGACAGCGGCTGAAATGATCAGCACGATGGCGATGGCGAGGCAGACCCACTTCGAGACGTTGATCACCGTCTCCTCGTTGTGGATCGTCTGCTGCGGCTCGGTCACCGACAGGACGCCGGCGGTGCCGCTGAAGGTGTGCACCACCTGCGCCGCGTCACTCAGTG contains:
- a CDS encoding FtsX-like permease family protein, with translation LSDAAQVVHTFSGTAGVLSVTEPQQTIHNEETVINVSKWVCLAIAIVLIISAAVLILNTIRMAIFARRREVSVMKLVGATNWFIRIPFMSEGLLQGLFGSLLAAVVVYFVYLFINHEGGGKTSSNIFTAMHMSGSEVLLTNVVAVIVGMAIGSIGSAIAIRRFLDV